In Cellvibrio polysaccharolyticus, a genomic segment contains:
- a CDS encoding LysR family transcriptional regulator — protein MNMSLESLSMFVQVASVGSFSAAARQLGKSQSTVSEAIAKLEIDLDVVLFDRTARKPVITDAGALLLQRAQQVLAASTRMEQTASLLSSGLESRVTLVISDVYQSAHYEPLLEKLARRYPDLNFECVIAEDADVLELVGEGRASIGILAAQPTYPPALDFVRLAGVVHFDLYVGQDHALTRHAQVTTSLLAQHRSLKIQTINNQSTASHYLPEGRSHWSAPDYLLLLELAVKGYGWAELPVELVERFGNNQLQRLPVKGWPRQVAVDVIRSKRNTPGPAGEWLLRQITGE, from the coding sequence ATGAATATGTCTCTTGAATCCTTGTCTATGTTTGTTCAGGTGGCCAGCGTCGGCTCTTTCAGTGCCGCGGCACGTCAGTTGGGGAAAAGCCAATCCACGGTGAGTGAGGCCATTGCCAAACTGGAAATTGATCTGGATGTGGTGTTATTCGACCGGACTGCGCGTAAACCGGTAATCACCGACGCCGGTGCTTTGTTACTGCAACGAGCACAGCAAGTATTGGCTGCTTCCACCCGTATGGAGCAAACCGCCAGCTTGTTGTCATCCGGTCTTGAAAGCCGGGTAACGCTGGTTATCTCGGATGTTTATCAGTCGGCTCACTATGAGCCCTTGTTGGAAAAACTGGCGCGGCGTTATCCTGATTTGAATTTTGAATGTGTCATTGCCGAAGATGCTGATGTGCTGGAGCTGGTGGGTGAGGGGCGTGCTTCGATCGGCATATTGGCTGCTCAGCCGACTTACCCGCCAGCATTGGATTTTGTCCGGTTGGCGGGTGTGGTGCATTTTGATTTGTATGTGGGTCAGGACCATGCGTTGACTCGCCACGCACAGGTAACGACAAGTCTGCTGGCACAGCATCGATCATTAAAAATCCAGACTATTAACAATCAGTCAACCGCTAGCCATTATTTACCGGAAGGGCGCAGTCATTGGTCAGCACCGGATTATTTGTTGCTGCTGGAGCTGGCGGTAAAAGGTTACGGATGGGCGGAGTTGCCGGTAGAGCTTGTTGAGCGTTTTGGTAATAATCAGTTACAGCGCTTGCCGGTAAAAGGCTGGCCGCGTCAGGTAGCGGTGGATGTTATCCGTTCCAAACGCAACACGCCGGGCCCTGCCGGTGAGTGGTTGTTACGGCAAATTACGGGTGAATAG
- a CDS encoding multidrug/biocide efflux PACE transporter, whose protein sequence is MQASATRIQRSFQERVFHAFTFEALAIATSAPLFAWLMNVSLATMGALALFLSTAAMLWNMVYNILFDRLQQRLLFERTLGVRILHALGFEAGLVFFTVPVAAFWLSVSWWMALKLEAGILLFFLPYTLLFNWSYDRLRQNWVAGKAATS, encoded by the coding sequence ATGCAAGCGTCAGCAACCCGCATCCAACGTTCATTTCAGGAACGTGTGTTCCATGCGTTTACGTTTGAAGCATTGGCAATCGCTACCAGCGCACCGCTATTTGCCTGGCTGATGAACGTGTCACTCGCCACCATGGGCGCATTGGCGTTGTTTCTATCGACAGCAGCCATGCTCTGGAACATGGTGTACAACATCCTGTTTGACCGCTTGCAACAACGCCTGCTCTTTGAACGCACACTGGGCGTGCGGATATTGCACGCGTTGGGCTTTGAGGCAGGACTGGTGTTTTTTACTGTCCCGGTTGCCGCCTTCTGGTTGTCGGTGAGCTGGTGGATGGCGCTTAAACTGGAAGCAGGCATTCTATTATTCTTTTTGCCCTACACCCTGCTGTTCAACTGGAGTTATGATCGGCTGCGACAAAATTGGGTAGCAGGAAAAGCGGCCACCTCATAA
- a CDS encoding LysR family transcriptional regulator, translated as MIEIRHLKTLIALRETGSLVDAAERLFLTQSALSHQLKELEGRLGTELFIRKSRPLRFTEAGKRVLLLADDVLAKVSEAERDVHKLLHGEAGRLYMAIECHSCFNWLMPTVDVYRNQWPSIELDFSSGFMFEPLPALAQGEIDLVITSDPQDIKGVEYIPLFSYEMQIAIANSHPLHAKNYLEPGDLADQTIITYPVERSRLDVFKNFLDPAGIEPAGIRTSELTLMMVQLVVSGRGVCALPNWVLAEYVDQALISVRAAGAKGIWPTLYAAVREEQLETPFIADFLKLAKAHCLKNLTGVKQV; from the coding sequence ATGATAGAAATCCGTCATCTCAAAACGCTGATCGCTTTGCGCGAAACCGGTAGTCTGGTAGACGCCGCAGAGCGGTTGTTTCTTACCCAGTCGGCCTTGTCCCATCAGTTAAAAGAACTGGAAGGGCGCCTGGGTACCGAGCTTTTTATTCGCAAAAGTCGTCCGCTGCGTTTCACTGAAGCAGGCAAGCGGGTGTTATTGCTGGCCGACGACGTACTGGCCAAAGTCAGCGAGGCCGAGCGCGATGTACACAAACTGTTGCACGGCGAAGCAGGTCGTTTGTACATGGCCATCGAGTGCCACAGCTGTTTTAACTGGCTGATGCCAACGGTCGATGTATACCGCAACCAATGGCCCTCCATTGAGCTGGATTTTTCCAGCGGCTTTATGTTTGAGCCGCTGCCAGCGCTGGCGCAAGGTGAAATTGATCTGGTGATTACATCAGACCCGCAAGATATCAAGGGTGTTGAATACATCCCCTTGTTCAGCTACGAAATGCAAATTGCGATTGCCAACAGCCATCCGTTGCATGCAAAAAATTATCTTGAGCCAGGCGATCTGGCTGATCAAACCATCATTACCTACCCGGTAGAGCGCTCGCGTCTGGATGTGTTTAAAAACTTTCTCGATCCGGCCGGTATTGAACCAGCGGGGATTCGCACGTCTGAACTGACACTGATGATGGTGCAACTGGTGGTCAGTGGGCGAGGTGTGTGCGCGTTACCGAACTGGGTGCTGGCGGAATATGTGGATCAGGCATTGATCAGCGTGCGTGCTGCCGGTGCTAAAGGTATTTGGCCGACCTTGTATGCAGCGGTGAGAGAAGAGCAGCTGGAAACACCGTTTATTGCCGATTTTCTCAAGCTGGCCAAAGCCCATTGTCTGAAAAATCTCACCGGGGTCAAACAGGTTTGA
- the metE gene encoding 5-methyltetrahydropteroyltriglutamate--homocysteine S-methyltransferase gives MTTPNTLAHNLGFPRIGADRELKKAQEAYWRGDITQSQLEATGRELRAAHWKLQADAGLDLIPAGDFAWYDQVLTLSATVGNIPARHRKGAATNATTRTTETACCAAHAHNPEAEAVTTPCTDIDLDTLFRVARGRAPGGNGTTASDMTKWFDTNYHYLVPEFHAGQQFALSWTQIIDETREAISLGHNVKPVVLGPLSYLWLGKEKGSAFDRFDLLQNLLPAYEQLLAALAETGVEWVQIDEPILVLDLPAKWQQAFEGVYHRLQTGKLKILLATYFGPLGENLSTALNLPVAGLHIDAVRAPEQLLPVVDPLSAHKVLSVGIVNGRNIWRNDLAESLKVLKDARAQLGGRLWVAPSCSLLHSPVDLDREQKLDAEIKSWLAFATQKVAEVVALAQLVSGHNNPALEKALADSNAAAESRRSSPRIHNPVVQARLQAVKPSDSARQSAFPLRIKKQQALLHLPLFPTTTIGSFPQTDHIRQTRCDFKQGVINEAEYQNRIRQEIADAIARQEKLDIDVLVHGEAERNDMVEYFGEHLDGYAFTQYGWVQSYGSRCVKPPIIFGDVSRPQAITLNWARYAQSLSKKPVKGMLTGPITMLFWSFVRDDQPRETTALQIALALRDEVVDLEQAGIKVIQIDEPAIREGLPLRKKEWQAYLNWAVNAFRVSAAGVQDETQIHTHMCYSEFNDIIGAIADLDADVITIETSRSDGELLQAFENFKYPNDIGPGVYDIHSPNVPDVNSIINLMRRAARELPIERLWVNPDCGLKTRRWPETEAALERMVTAAKALRLEYAGKTANAEAEAEAEAEATPAVNARN, from the coding sequence ATGACAACTCCGAACACACTGGCGCACAACCTCGGGTTTCCCCGGATTGGCGCAGACCGCGAACTGAAAAAAGCCCAGGAAGCCTATTGGCGTGGAGATATTACCCAATCTCAACTGGAAGCAACTGGCCGCGAACTGCGCGCCGCCCACTGGAAACTGCAAGCGGATGCCGGTCTTGATTTAATACCGGCCGGTGACTTTGCCTGGTACGATCAGGTACTGACGCTGTCTGCAACAGTAGGCAATATTCCGGCTCGTCACCGTAAAGGTGCCGCCACAAACGCTACCACCCGCACTACCGAAACCGCTTGTTGTGCGGCCCATGCGCACAACCCTGAAGCCGAAGCCGTCACCACGCCCTGTACCGATATTGATCTGGATACCTTGTTTCGCGTTGCGCGTGGCCGGGCGCCTGGCGGTAACGGCACCACCGCGTCTGATATGACCAAATGGTTTGATACCAACTACCACTATCTGGTACCGGAGTTTCATGCCGGTCAGCAGTTTGCATTGAGCTGGACTCAAATTATTGATGAAACACGCGAGGCTATTTCACTGGGCCATAACGTTAAGCCAGTGGTGTTGGGCCCCTTGAGCTACCTGTGGCTCGGCAAGGAAAAAGGCAGCGCATTTGATCGTTTTGATTTGCTGCAAAACCTGCTGCCTGCTTATGAGCAACTGCTGGCGGCACTGGCGGAAACCGGTGTGGAATGGGTGCAAATTGATGAGCCGATTCTGGTGCTGGATTTGCCCGCAAAATGGCAACAGGCTTTCGAAGGTGTTTATCACCGACTGCAAACCGGCAAGCTGAAAATTTTGCTGGCTACTTACTTCGGCCCACTGGGCGAAAACCTGTCGACCGCATTGAATTTACCAGTGGCCGGTTTGCACATTGATGCGGTGCGTGCGCCAGAGCAACTCTTGCCGGTGGTTGATCCCCTGTCTGCGCACAAAGTACTGTCGGTCGGTATCGTCAATGGCCGCAATATCTGGCGCAACGATTTGGCAGAATCACTGAAGGTGTTGAAAGATGCCAGGGCGCAGTTGGGCGGGCGTTTGTGGGTGGCACCTTCCTGTTCATTGTTGCACTCACCGGTTGACCTGGATCGTGAACAAAAACTGGATGCTGAAATTAAAAGCTGGCTGGCATTCGCCACACAGAAAGTTGCTGAAGTGGTAGCATTGGCACAGCTGGTTTCCGGCCACAATAATCCCGCCCTGGAAAAAGCGCTGGCAGACAGCAACGCTGCCGCTGAATCTCGCCGTAGTTCGCCACGCATTCACAACCCGGTTGTTCAGGCGCGCTTGCAAGCCGTAAAACCATCAGACAGTGCTCGCCAAAGTGCTTTCCCGCTGCGAATTAAAAAACAACAAGCACTGCTTCATTTGCCGTTGTTCCCCACCACCACGATCGGCTCTTTTCCGCAGACTGATCATATCCGTCAAACCCGCTGCGATTTCAAACAGGGTGTTATTAACGAAGCGGAATACCAAAACCGTATTCGCCAGGAAATTGCCGACGCGATTGCCCGCCAGGAGAAACTGGATATTGATGTATTGGTGCACGGCGAAGCCGAGCGTAACGACATGGTGGAATACTTCGGTGAACATCTGGATGGCTATGCCTTTACGCAATACGGGTGGGTGCAAAGCTACGGCTCGCGCTGCGTAAAACCGCCGATTATTTTTGGTGATGTTTCCCGTCCGCAAGCAATCACCCTAAACTGGGCGCGCTACGCGCAGTCGCTCAGCAAGAAGCCGGTAAAAGGCATGCTGACCGGCCCCATCACTATGCTGTTCTGGTCTTTTGTACGCGACGATCAACCTCGCGAAACCACCGCCTTGCAAATTGCCCTGGCATTGCGTGATGAAGTGGTCGATCTGGAACAAGCCGGTATTAAAGTCATTCAGATTGACGAACCGGCTATTCGTGAAGGTTTACCGCTGCGCAAAAAAGAGTGGCAAGCCTATTTGAACTGGGCAGTGAATGCTTTCCGCGTAAGCGCTGCCGGTGTTCAGGATGAAACCCAGATTCACACCCACATGTGTTATTCGGAGTTCAACGATATTATCGGCGCGATTGCGGATCTGGATGCGGACGTCATCACCATTGAAACCTCCCGTTCCGATGGCGAATTGCTGCAAGCGTTTGAAAATTTCAAATACCCGAATGATATTGGCCCTGGCGTTTACGACATTCACTCACCCAATGTCCCGGATGTGAATAGCATCATTAACCTGATGCGTCGTGCCGCACGCGAGTTACCGATTGAACGTTTGTGGGTAAACCCGGATTGCGGCTTGAAAACCCGCCGCTGGCCGGAAACCGAAGCCGCACTGGAGCGCATGGTTACCGCCGCCAAAGCGCTGCGCCTTGAATACGCGGGTAAAACGGCGAACGCGGAAGCAGAAGCAGAAGCAGAAGCAGAAGCAACACCGGCAGTTAACGCCAGAAATTGA
- a CDS encoding DUF4198 domain-containing protein, whose translation MLKKSLLALVLSSMAVAASAHELWIERDGSGPVRVYVGHAEGHPDKGESVAKLEANTKVFTTDAKQLAKLAVKEDHLEATLATQGDARMVNDLVWNPWKTKEGGYQAAIFTARAGRTDTKAVLDFELVPVAANGNTFTLIYKGKPLAESEVNVISPEKWTKTFTTDSEGRITLPIKEKGRFILVGAHNVDADKGTEVAGQKIDKLSYTTALSFVAE comes from the coding sequence ATGTTGAAGAAATCTTTACTGGCACTGGTGTTGTCATCCATGGCGGTAGCCGCCAGCGCTCACGAATTATGGATCGAACGCGATGGTAGCGGCCCGGTGCGTGTGTATGTCGGCCATGCTGAAGGTCATCCGGACAAAGGTGAATCGGTTGCCAAGCTGGAAGCCAACACCAAAGTATTCACCACTGACGCCAAACAACTGGCCAAACTGGCGGTGAAAGAAGACCACCTGGAAGCGACCCTTGCTACCCAGGGCGATGCCCGTATGGTCAATGACCTGGTGTGGAACCCGTGGAAAACCAAAGAAGGCGGCTACCAGGCAGCTATCTTCACTGCGCGTGCTGGCCGTACCGACACTAAAGCTGTGCTGGATTTTGAACTGGTACCGGTTGCTGCCAACGGCAACACCTTCACTCTGATTTACAAAGGCAAGCCATTGGCTGAATCTGAAGTCAACGTAATTTCCCCGGAAAAATGGACCAAAACGTTTACCACTGACAGCGAAGGCCGTATCACGCTGCCAATCAAGGAAAAAGGTCGCTTCATTCTGGTGGGTGCTCACAACGTTGATGCAGACAAAGGCACCGAAGTTGCCGGCCAAAAAATTGACAAACTGTCGTATACCACTGCGCTGAGTTTCGTCGCCGAGTAA
- a CDS encoding TonB-dependent siderophore receptor — MSKSAQGVCCLRLSIRLAMMGLLAVAAVGTTLAMPVYAQSDAPGVQQQQHFSIAAGPLESALMRFSSLSGMTISFTPDQVRGKNTPGIQGDFTPAQALDRLLAGSGLALRQQNNTFSLETLPQGMLPAVQVQATGETVGATEGSGSYRALQVSLGKGQSVRETPQSISVMTRQRIEDQGLNELGDVLLQTPGITAAVGSYASVDKIYSRGFEVRNVQIDGLVAGEFSGFFGTPNLAMYDSVEIIRGADGLFSGNGEPGGSINLVRKRPLAHRQIAVNATAGSWDYYRAEVDVSTPLAYDGKVRGRLVASYMDREYFYDVANNENSFFYGIVEADLTENTRIFAGGSFDKRNGTPGNPGMPRAHDGSDLKLPRSTGLFASWGVEDYEKKEFFLGIEHQFSDRWSLKTEATVSDTERYLVNGSLYGAIDPQTGLGGQIGLWGGNDLGSKTRTVDLHLNGSFDLFGRTHRLVSGVDWREVVFTQYQMQTDFDQPIPAQNVYSFDPHNIPDPSKVRYNRGWKDYGSFQQGIYARVNWSLTDSLNLITGFRNADYDYESPLVTFDAQGENIIRRSLTKYGENNILTPYVGLTFTVNPQWLLYASLTDIYKAQSHRLTGPLPGTPLDAVEGQNMEVGVKGDFKDGRLTTAVSVYRIEQTGEAVRDPAFPSTPFGDLGLNCCWLSLGEVVSEGVDTEVNGEILPGWQISAGYTWNRNKNERTSVVYHSVTPKHLFKLWSDWSFSGSLAGWSFGIGATAQSEHFVNGTLKAWNQNSGQFDGPSVPFQFSQGGYAVWNSRIAWQVDNNWSVALNVNNLFDKTWYQTLGSADNGNFYGEPRNAMVTVRGRF, encoded by the coding sequence ATGAGCAAATCTGCTCAAGGTGTTTGCTGTTTACGATTATCCATCCGCCTGGCCATGATGGGGCTGTTGGCGGTGGCTGCCGTTGGTACGACTTTAGCCATGCCGGTTTACGCACAAAGTGATGCGCCCGGTGTGCAACAGCAGCAACATTTTTCTATTGCCGCCGGGCCGCTGGAATCGGCCCTGATGCGCTTTTCTTCATTGTCGGGCATGACCATTTCGTTTACGCCCGACCAGGTGCGGGGCAAAAACACCCCGGGCATTCAGGGGGATTTTACTCCGGCACAGGCGCTGGATCGTTTATTGGCGGGCAGTGGCCTGGCGCTGCGCCAGCAAAATAATACCTTCAGCCTGGAAACCCTGCCGCAGGGCATGTTGCCAGCGGTGCAAGTGCAAGCAACGGGTGAAACGGTCGGCGCCACCGAAGGCAGTGGTTCCTATCGCGCTTTACAAGTTTCTCTGGGCAAGGGGCAAAGTGTTCGTGAAACGCCGCAGTCGATCAGCGTAATGACCCGTCAACGTATTGAAGACCAGGGGTTGAACGAGCTGGGTGATGTGTTATTGCAAACACCGGGCATTACCGCGGCGGTGGGATCCTATGCTTCAGTCGACAAAATTTATTCGCGGGGTTTTGAAGTCAGAAATGTGCAAATTGATGGCTTGGTCGCCGGAGAATTTTCCGGATTTTTTGGTACGCCCAATCTTGCCATGTACGACAGTGTAGAAATTATTCGTGGCGCGGACGGTTTGTTTTCCGGCAATGGCGAGCCAGGTGGTTCTATTAACCTGGTGCGCAAACGCCCGCTGGCGCATCGGCAAATTGCCGTGAATGCAACCGCAGGCAGTTGGGATTATTACCGCGCTGAAGTCGATGTCAGTACGCCACTGGCGTATGACGGCAAAGTACGCGGACGTTTGGTAGCAAGTTACATGGATCGTGAATATTTTTACGATGTGGCGAATAACGAAAATTCGTTTTTCTACGGCATTGTGGAAGCTGATCTCACAGAGAATACGCGGATTTTTGCCGGTGGCAGTTTTGATAAACGCAACGGAACACCGGGTAACCCTGGCATGCCGCGCGCACACGATGGCAGCGATTTGAAACTGCCACGCAGTACAGGATTATTCGCCTCCTGGGGCGTTGAGGATTACGAAAAGAAAGAATTTTTCCTGGGTATTGAACATCAATTTTCTGATCGTTGGTCATTAAAAACTGAAGCGACCGTGAGTGACACCGAGCGCTATCTGGTAAATGGTTCCCTATACGGTGCAATTGATCCGCAAACCGGTCTTGGTGGGCAAATCGGCTTATGGGGCGGTAATGATCTCGGCTCAAAAACCCGCACTGTTGATTTACACCTGAATGGCAGTTTCGATCTTTTTGGTCGCACGCACAGGCTGGTTTCCGGTGTGGACTGGCGTGAAGTAGTGTTCACCCAGTACCAGATGCAGACCGATTTTGATCAACCAATTCCGGCACAGAATGTTTACAGTTTTGATCCCCATAATATTCCTGATCCATCCAAAGTGCGTTATAACCGCGGCTGGAAGGATTACGGTTCTTTCCAGCAAGGTATTTATGCTCGGGTGAATTGGTCTCTCACAGATAGCCTGAATTTGATTACCGGTTTCCGCAATGCCGATTACGACTATGAATCGCCACTGGTGACTTTTGATGCGCAAGGCGAAAACATTATTCGCCGCTCGTTAACCAAATATGGCGAAAATAATATTCTCACCCCTTATGTTGGGCTTACCTTTACCGTCAACCCGCAGTGGTTGTTGTATGCCAGTTTGACCGACATTTACAAAGCACAATCGCACCGCCTCACAGGGCCGCTACCCGGCACACCGCTGGATGCCGTAGAGGGCCAAAATATGGAGGTGGGTGTTAAAGGCGATTTCAAAGACGGGCGCCTCACTACCGCGGTGTCGGTTTATCGTATTGAACAAACCGGTGAAGCGGTGCGCGACCCGGCATTTCCAAGTACACCTTTTGGTGATCTTGGCCTGAATTGTTGCTGGCTTTCACTCGGCGAGGTAGTGAGTGAAGGTGTTGATACGGAGGTTAATGGTGAGATATTACCGGGCTGGCAAATTTCCGCAGGTTACACATGGAACCGCAACAAAAACGAACGCACATCCGTCGTTTACCATTCTGTTACGCCGAAGCACTTATTTAAATTGTGGAGCGACTGGAGCTTCTCCGGGTCTTTAGCCGGTTGGAGTTTCGGCATTGGCGCAACCGCTCAAAGCGAGCATTTTGTTAACGGCACACTGAAGGCCTGGAATCAAAATTCCGGGCAATTCGATGGCCCTTCAGTGCCATTCCAATTCAGCCAGGGTGGTTACGCGGTATGGAACAGCCGCATTGCCTGGCAGGTGGATAACAACTGGTCGGTCGCGCTGAACGTTAATAACCTGTTCGATAAAACCTGGTATCAAACCCTGGGCAGTGCAGACAACGGTAACTTCTACGGTGAACCGCGTAATGCCATGGTTACGGTGCGTGGGCGCTTCTAA
- a CDS encoding FecR domain-containing protein, with protein MTHISPDVYEEAADWYLRLKESSSDTALQQQHQQWLAQHELHRHVWARVEKLLQTFQLPAGAIAGSSLRQARATRRNALKKMTALLIAGGSVGISWPVLRELSVFADYHTAKGERREWLLSDGSRLTLNTATAVDIRFTADLRSIFLREGEIFLQVAATGEPFIIHTPAGSIQVEKNCVMVCSNGETTRVSALDSAVAARALALPNQLVLVEAGQSLRFSPKAYEVAEGARPYADAWRQGLLVVSDWQLDRFLQELGRYHRGYIGCDASIASLSLSGSFQLNDTFAILENLATTLPIKIRYRTRYWAQFVLA; from the coding sequence ATGACGCACATATCACCGGATGTTTACGAAGAGGCGGCCGACTGGTATTTGCGCCTTAAAGAAAGCAGCAGCGATACCGCCTTGCAGCAACAACATCAGCAATGGCTCGCACAACATGAACTGCATCGCCACGTCTGGGCGCGGGTAGAAAAATTGTTGCAGACGTTTCAATTGCCGGCGGGGGCTATTGCCGGTTCTTCGTTGCGCCAGGCGCGCGCCACCCGACGTAACGCCTTGAAAAAAATGACCGCGCTTTTAATCGCCGGCGGTAGTGTGGGAATTAGCTGGCCGGTGCTACGCGAGTTGTCGGTATTTGCCGATTATCACACTGCAAAAGGTGAGCGCCGCGAGTGGTTATTAAGTGATGGCAGTCGGTTAACGCTGAACACCGCGACCGCTGTTGATATCCGTTTTACGGCAGATTTGCGAAGTATTTTTCTGCGCGAGGGCGAAATATTTCTCCAGGTTGCTGCCACCGGCGAGCCTTTTATCATTCACACACCCGCGGGCAGCATTCAGGTGGAGAAAAATTGTGTAATGGTGTGCAGCAACGGAGAAACTACCCGCGTCAGTGCACTGGACAGTGCAGTTGCTGCCCGCGCATTGGCGTTACCGAACCAGCTGGTGCTGGTCGAAGCCGGACAATCCCTGCGTTTCAGCCCAAAAGCCTATGAGGTGGCGGAAGGTGCAAGGCCTTATGCCGATGCCTGGCGGCAAGGTTTGCTGGTGGTCAGTGATTGGCAGCTGGATAGATTCCTGCAAGAGTTGGGGCGCTACCATCGCGGCTACATCGGTTGCGATGCCAGCATAGCGTCTTTGTCTCTATCCGGTTCGTTTCAATTGAACGATACCTTTGCCATTCTTGAAAATCTTGCGACAACCCTGCCGATAAAAATCCGCTATCGCACCCGTTACTGGGCGCAATTTGTGCTGGCCTGA
- a CDS encoding sigma-70 family RNA polymerase sigma factor: MSTVDSTRQMHRLYEGHHAWLASWLRKRLSCREQAADLAQDTFVKVLLNNKAAELREPRAYLTSVARSLMIDMFRRRSIEQAYQEVLAAQPERVVDSPETREIIIEALMEVDRLLDSLGERGRSIFIMAQIEGLSLAEIARQLNLSVNTVRKHFIRAMAQCLMLLD, from the coding sequence ATGTCCACGGTCGATTCCACCCGCCAGATGCATAGGCTTTATGAAGGCCACCATGCATGGTTGGCCAGCTGGCTGCGCAAGCGCTTGTCCTGCCGTGAGCAGGCGGCTGACCTGGCGCAGGACACCTTTGTCAAAGTGCTCCTCAATAACAAAGCGGCGGAGCTGCGCGAGCCCCGCGCTTATTTAACCAGTGTGGCGCGCAGTTTGATGATTGATATGTTTCGCCGCCGCAGTATTGAGCAGGCCTACCAGGAGGTACTCGCGGCGCAGCCCGAAAGGGTGGTGGATTCGCCGGAAACCCGGGAAATCATTATTGAAGCGCTCATGGAAGTTGACCGGTTACTGGATAGTTTGGGTGAGCGGGGCCGAAGCATTTTCATCATGGCGCAAATTGAAGGTTTGAGCCTTGCCGAAATTGCCCGCCAGTTAAACCTCTCGGTTAATACCGTGCGCAAGCATTTTATTCGCGCCATGGCGCAGTGTTTGATGTTGCTGGATTAA
- a CDS encoding alpha-hydroxy acid oxidase — MTAILPPLQTIPVDIQSLADYEPYAKARMTPQAWAYFSGGAADEITLRDNHDAFARYRFKGRVLQPVQQGNTRLQLFDMLLEYPILLAPVAFHRLAHSEGELATVTAAAAMGAAMVVSTQASVGIEHIAARAVAPLLFQLYWQPHREANLALVKAAEAAGCKALLVTVDAPVNGPRHREQRAGFALPSDIEAVNLRGLPTAPVWHSKPGQSPVFGSNLLQAAPTWEDMRWLKSMTRLPVVLKGVMNPEDARQALDSGMDGLVVSNHGGRTLDGLPASIDALAAVAAVVNKQIPLLLDGGIRRGSDVVKALALGADAVMIGRPYIHGLAAAGAVGVAHVLNMLRAELEVAMVLNGCHCLADIDASLLWQAGRTQ, encoded by the coding sequence ATGACCGCTATTCTGCCGCCGTTGCAAACCATCCCTGTCGATATCCAAAGCCTTGCTGATTACGAGCCCTATGCCAAAGCGCGGATGACGCCACAGGCCTGGGCTTATTTCAGCGGTGGCGCAGCCGATGAAATTACCCTGCGCGACAACCACGACGCTTTCGCTCGTTACCGGTTTAAGGGGCGGGTATTGCAGCCTGTGCAGCAGGGCAATACCCGTTTACAGCTGTTTGACATGTTGCTGGAATATCCCATTCTGCTGGCGCCGGTGGCTTTTCATCGGTTGGCGCATAGCGAGGGCGAGCTGGCAACCGTTACCGCCGCCGCCGCCATGGGCGCCGCCATGGTGGTAAGTACCCAGGCCAGTGTCGGTATCGAACACATTGCCGCCCGGGCGGTTGCACCGCTGTTGTTTCAGTTGTATTGGCAGCCGCACCGCGAAGCCAATCTGGCGTTGGTAAAAGCGGCTGAGGCGGCCGGTTGCAAAGCTTTGCTGGTGACGGTGGATGCACCGGTGAATGGTCCGCGCCACCGTGAGCAGCGCGCCGGCTTTGCACTGCCGTCCGATATAGAAGCCGTGAATTTACGCGGTTTGCCAACGGCGCCGGTATGGCATAGCAAGCCTGGCCAAAGCCCGGTATTTGGCAGTAACCTCTTGCAAGCTGCACCCACCTGGGAAGATATGCGCTGGTTAAAATCGATGACCCGTTTGCCGGTGGTTTTAAAAGGCGTAATGAACCCGGAGGATGCCCGACAGGCATTGGATTCAGGCATGGACGGTTTGGTGGTATCCAACCATGGTGGCCGCACGCTGGATGGTTTGCCTGCCTCTATTGATGCCCTGGCGGCAGTCGCGGCGGTGGTGAATAAACAAATACCACTCTTGCTGGATGGCGGCATTCGTCGCGGCAGCGATGTGGTAAAAGCGCTGGCGCTGGGTGCAGATGCGGTCATGATCGGACGCCCTTATATTCACGGCCTGGCAGCCGCCGGTGCGGTGGGGGTGGCGCATGTGCTGAATATGTTGCGTGCCGAGCTGGAAGTGGCCATGGTCTTGAATGGCTGTCATTGTCTGGCAGATATTGATGCCTCGCTGCTCTGGCAAGCAGGTCGCACTCAATAA